The following are encoded together in the Asticcacaulis sp. genome:
- a CDS encoding ParB/RepB/Spo0J family partition protein → MQLANIAFDKLDISELNMRHGKKVPDVTDILPSVRARGVLVPLLVRPRLADPERFEIVAGRRRWYSVKVLIEEGGDAGPLPCAIMEAGDDAAALEASLIENIARLDPDEVTQWDTFTRLIQKEGRTVDEIARTFGVTDLHVRRVLALGNLLPRIRELYRSEEINAGTVRHLTLATRSQQKDWLALHADPDEHAPTGQQLKAWLFGGASIPAKSALFDLAGYKGRIVTDLFGEDGYFADTTAFWAAQNEAIAARCESLLEAGWADVEVLEAGTHFPSWEYEKTPKAKGGKVFISVSHRGEVEIHEGYLSAKEARRKRSTEAGTTESETEKASRPEVTSTLQTYIDLHRHAAARAVLVDHPAVALRLMVAHAINGSPLWTVRVEAQSTRNEAVRDSVAVSAAEARFGEKWQMAMALLDFPPDGVSVAGGNSDEHRTAVIFARLLGLPDADVLSILAVVMGETLMAGTALVEAVGNYLKVGMSDFWKPDDVFFELIRDRQVVNAMLREVGGRRVADGNVSEKVTTQKAIISDFLSGTNNRRKVEGWTPKWLTFPAGSYTDRPFSTLAKWKMAEVRFRGIKPSEPVALHTTAGGETGPAMPAAIAAE, encoded by the coding sequence TGTTCTCGTGCCTCTGCTGGTGCGGCCCCGTCTGGCCGATCCGGAACGGTTTGAGATCGTTGCCGGTCGCAGGCGCTGGTACAGCGTAAAGGTGCTGATCGAAGAAGGTGGCGATGCCGGACCTTTACCCTGCGCGATCATGGAGGCGGGGGATGATGCCGCCGCACTTGAGGCGTCGCTGATTGAAAATATCGCTCGTCTGGACCCCGATGAAGTCACGCAGTGGGATACCTTTACCCGCCTTATCCAGAAGGAGGGACGCACCGTTGACGAGATCGCCCGCACTTTCGGCGTCACCGACCTCCATGTTCGGCGGGTGCTGGCTTTGGGAAATCTTTTGCCCCGTATCAGGGAACTATATCGCAGTGAAGAGATCAATGCGGGTACAGTGCGCCACCTGACCCTGGCAACCAGATCGCAGCAAAAGGACTGGCTGGCTCTGCACGCTGATCCCGATGAACATGCCCCGACCGGCCAGCAGTTAAAGGCCTGGCTGTTCGGCGGTGCGTCCATTCCGGCAAAGTCGGCCCTGTTCGACCTTGCCGGATACAAGGGGCGCATTGTCACCGATCTGTTCGGCGAGGATGGCTATTTTGCCGATACCACTGCTTTTTGGGCCGCGCAGAACGAAGCGATTGCCGCCCGATGCGAAAGCCTTCTTGAAGCTGGCTGGGCAGACGTGGAAGTGCTTGAAGCGGGTACACATTTCCCGTCCTGGGAATACGAAAAAACGCCTAAAGCGAAGGGTGGAAAAGTTTTTATCTCCGTCAGTCACCGCGGGGAGGTGGAAATTCACGAAGGGTATTTGTCGGCGAAAGAGGCGCGACGCAAACGTTCGACTGAGGCGGGGACGACTGAAAGTGAAACGGAAAAGGCTTCGCGCCCCGAAGTAACCAGCACGCTGCAAACCTATATCGACCTGCATCGTCACGCCGCCGCCCGCGCCGTACTTGTCGATCATCCGGCTGTGGCGCTCCGTCTTATGGTCGCCCACGCTATCAATGGATCACCCCTCTGGACGGTCAGGGTTGAGGCGCAAAGCACCCGGAATGAAGCTGTCAGGGATAGCGTGGCAGTCAGCGCAGCCGAGGCACGCTTTGGTGAAAAATGGCAGATGGCGATGGCCCTGCTGGACTTCCCGCCGGATGGTGTAAGCGTGGCGGGCGGTAATAGTGATGAGCACAGGACCGCCGTTATTTTCGCCCGGTTGCTTGGACTGCCGGATGCCGATGTGCTCAGTATTCTGGCCGTTGTCATGGGCGAAACCCTGATGGCGGGCACCGCCCTGGTCGAGGCTGTCGGCAATTATCTCAAGGTGGGTATGAGCGACTTCTGGAAGCCGGACGATGTGTTTTTTGAGCTGATCCGTGACCGTCAGGTGGTCAATGCGATGCTGCGTGAGGTGGGCGGCAGACGGGTGGCAGACGGTAATGTTTCGGAGAAGGTGACGACGCAAAAAGCCATCATCAGTGATTTCCTTTCCGGCACCAATAACCGCAGGAAGGTTGAAGGCTGGACGCCGAAATGGCTGACCTTCCCGGCAGGCAGTTATACTGACCGGCCATTCAGTACGCTCGCCAAATGGAAGATGGCAGAGGTCCGTTTTCGGGGGATAAAGCCATCAGAACCGGTCGCCCTACACACGACGGCGGGCGGTGAAACCGGGCCGGCAATGCCTGCCGCTATCGCCGCAGAGTAA
- a CDS encoding DUF736 domain-containing protein, with product MSAIGYVTRNTETGIYKGQIRTLSIRTDIEIIPNRAKQAPGQPDFRVVAGPVELGAGWVRTGERSGKDYVSLGIAAPEFGPRRIYVNLGRAADHDDDDVFALIWNPAD from the coding sequence ATGTCTGCAATTGGTTATGTCACCCGCAACACTGAAACCGGCATCTATAAGGGCCAGATCAGAACGCTTTCAATCCGCACCGACATAGAGATTATCCCAAACCGGGCAAAGCAAGCACCCGGACAACCCGATTTCAGGGTCGTCGCCGGACCCGTCGAACTCGGTGCCGGATGGGTCAGGACCGGCGAACGGTCAGGCAAGGATTATGTCTCGCTCGGCATCGCTGCCCCTGAGTTTGGCCCGCGCCGCATCTATGTAAACCTCGGACGGGCCGCCGATCATGACGACGATGATGTGTTTGCGCTGATCTGGAACCCCGCCGACTGA
- a CDS encoding helix-turn-helix domain-containing protein, whose amino-acid sequence MDDDVERAASARTGSPFLNTAQASHYIGLSRRTLEKMRTQGTGPRFRKHGRYVRYHISDLDEWSRGGGRDSTSGNGQKDQRL is encoded by the coding sequence ATGGATGATGATGTCGAAAGAGCCGCAAGTGCGCGCACCGGCAGTCCGTTTCTGAATACAGCGCAGGCTTCGCATTATATCGGCTTGTCACGCCGTACCCTGGAGAAGATGCGTACCCAGGGCACCGGACCACGCTTTCGTAAGCATGGCCGCTATGTGCGATACCATATCTCTGACCTCGACGAATGGTCACGAGGGGGAGGGCGGGATTCCACGTCGGGGAATGGCCAGAAGGATCAGCGTCTATGA